Proteins encoded within one genomic window of Microbacterium soli:
- a CDS encoding SDR family NAD(P)-dependent oxidoreductase, whose translation MTTALVTGGTKNIGFAIAARLGQDGFSVAVNGRTPAAVEEAVDRLRALGVTADGFVADVTDEASVDRMCARIEDQLGPVGVLVNNAGVRCHGPLTQTSTTDWNRVLDVVLTGSFLTVRRLLPGMMAAGWGRIVNLAGLSGQMGAASRIAVVTAKSGIIGFTKAVALETAPHGITANAISPGFVDTDRSPSLGDRSAAAAHYERGRETPVGRVGQPEDIAELCAFLCSRQAGYITGQTIAANGGTYM comes from the coding sequence ATGACGACGGCGCTCGTGACCGGAGGGACCAAGAACATCGGCTTCGCCATTGCGGCTCGGCTCGGCCAGGACGGATTCTCCGTCGCGGTGAACGGCCGCACGCCTGCTGCTGTCGAGGAGGCCGTGGACCGCCTCCGAGCGCTCGGCGTGACAGCAGACGGGTTCGTCGCTGATGTGACCGATGAAGCATCTGTGGATCGCATGTGCGCGCGCATCGAGGACCAGCTCGGTCCCGTCGGCGTGCTGGTCAACAACGCCGGCGTGCGCTGTCACGGCCCATTGACGCAAACGAGCACGACAGACTGGAACCGCGTGCTCGACGTCGTGCTCACGGGTTCATTCCTCACCGTGCGTCGATTGCTGCCGGGAATGATGGCGGCCGGCTGGGGGCGCATCGTGAATCTCGCAGGGCTCAGCGGGCAGATGGGAGCAGCCTCCCGCATCGCCGTCGTCACGGCGAAGAGCGGGATCATCGGATTCACGAAGGCCGTCGCTCTCGAGACGGCGCCGCATGGCATCACCGCGAATGCGATCTCTCCGGGATTCGTGGACACCGATCGGTCTCCGAGCCTGGGCGATCGATCCGCAGCGGCAGCCCATTACGAACGAGGCCGAGAGACGCCTGTCGGCCGGGTCGGCCAGCCCGAGGATATCGCGGAGCTGTGCGCCTTCCTCTGCTCTCGGCAAGCCGGGTACATCACGGGTCAGACGATCGCCGCCAATGGCGGAACGTACATGTGA
- a CDS encoding tripartite tricarboxylate transporter permease, with product MGLLWLIVGLLLGFVVGVLPGLSTSNTAALLLPFSVVLPTEQGLILIMSIYAGSAFAGSVPAILVNVPGEAGSAVTALDGYQMAKQGKAGVAIGIARTASTLGGVVSGSLVLLVIAPLGSLALRFGAREMFIVVLLGIVVVSTLVGKDLVKGLLSGVAGLVLATVGGSPLSGQSRFTFGNLQLLDGIQFVPALIGLFAISEMLLLIGSAKPAGSSKGPAGESSLRKDLRDAITGTKVTFRHSGSVAQATGVGIILGIIPGIGTGVSNFISYGIAKRASKHPEKFGTGIPQGVIASEACDNAVGAATLVPTLALGVPGSATMAVVLAQFYIQGIQPGPKVLVDHGPQAMAAVLAVIAASILILPIGIIATAPLVQITRIPVKILVPVVIVLALTASVSYRGSLFDLGVAIAFGLIGYLMRLHGYPVIPLILGLILGPLLEEHLSRALKLANGHLLYFFSSPTAIVLWSILLAVVAYLVVSSIRQRRRLTPDASLSADADAEAMR from the coding sequence ATGGGCTTGCTCTGGCTCATCGTCGGGCTCCTCCTCGGATTCGTAGTCGGCGTCCTGCCGGGTCTGAGCACGTCGAATACGGCGGCACTGCTGCTGCCGTTCTCCGTCGTGCTGCCTACGGAGCAAGGACTGATCCTCATCATGAGCATCTACGCCGGAAGCGCCTTTGCCGGCTCGGTGCCCGCGATCCTCGTCAATGTTCCCGGGGAGGCCGGTTCGGCGGTGACCGCACTCGACGGCTACCAGATGGCGAAGCAGGGGAAGGCGGGAGTGGCGATCGGGATCGCCCGAACGGCATCGACGCTCGGCGGTGTCGTGAGCGGCAGCCTCGTACTGCTGGTGATCGCCCCTCTCGGCTCCCTGGCGCTCCGCTTCGGCGCGCGTGAGATGTTTATCGTGGTGCTCCTCGGCATCGTCGTCGTCTCGACGCTCGTCGGGAAGGACCTGGTCAAGGGACTCCTGTCCGGCGTGGCCGGTCTCGTCCTGGCCACTGTCGGAGGAAGCCCGCTGTCCGGGCAGTCGAGGTTCACGTTCGGCAATCTGCAGCTGCTGGACGGGATCCAGTTCGTCCCCGCGCTGATAGGCCTGTTCGCGATCTCGGAGATGCTCCTGCTCATCGGCAGCGCGAAGCCCGCTGGCTCGTCGAAGGGACCGGCGGGCGAGAGCAGCCTGCGCAAGGATCTGCGCGATGCGATCACGGGCACGAAGGTCACTTTCCGTCATAGCGGGAGCGTGGCGCAGGCGACGGGCGTCGGCATCATCCTGGGGATCATTCCCGGGATCGGAACAGGCGTGTCCAACTTCATCAGCTACGGCATCGCCAAACGCGCCTCCAAACATCCTGAGAAATTCGGGACGGGCATACCGCAGGGCGTGATCGCCTCGGAGGCGTGCGATAACGCGGTGGGTGCGGCGACGCTGGTGCCGACGTTGGCGCTGGGTGTGCCGGGGAGCGCGACGATGGCGGTGGTACTGGCCCAGTTCTACATCCAGGGGATCCAGCCGGGGCCGAAGGTCCTGGTGGACCATGGCCCGCAGGCCATGGCGGCAGTTCTCGCGGTGATCGCAGCGAGCATCCTGATCCTCCCGATCGGCATCATCGCCACCGCGCCGCTCGTGCAGATCACGCGCATACCGGTGAAGATCCTCGTACCGGTGGTCATCGTGCTCGCTCTGACCGCCAGTGTCTCGTACCGAGGCTCACTCTTCGACCTCGGCGTCGCCATCGCGTTCGGACTGATCGGATACCTGATGCGTCTGCACGGCTATCCGGTGATCCCCCTGATTCTCGGGCTCATACTCGGTCCGCTGCTCGAGGAGCACCTCTCGAGGGCGCTCAAACTGGCCAACGGACATCTCCTGTACTTCTTCAGCTCGCCGACGGCCATCGTTCTGTGGTCGATCCTCCTGGCTGTGGTGGCGTATCTGGTGGTATCGAGCATCCGTCAGCGCCGACGCCTCACGCCTGACGCATCGCTTAGCGCAGATGCAGACGCGGAGGCCATGCGATGA
- a CDS encoding tripartite tricarboxylate transporter TctB family protein: protein MIASESSSNLERVLRALWYASTAIVMIALAVVMLVDARSIHGMDAVYPMVLLLAFSALGVIAFIRELRSAGTTASAEATDAVEGGRGRGVPWPSVGMVIAAIIVSFVIFVLFGYLASVFVASAAISAALGLRRIGWMVVFAVGTPLACYLLFAVALQSPIPDGVLLS from the coding sequence ATGATCGCATCGGAGAGTTCGTCGAATCTCGAGCGAGTCCTGCGTGCACTCTGGTACGCATCCACGGCCATCGTCATGATCGCGCTCGCGGTCGTCATGCTCGTGGATGCTCGGAGCATCCACGGCATGGATGCCGTCTACCCCATGGTGCTTCTGCTGGCGTTCAGTGCACTGGGCGTCATCGCCTTCATCAGGGAATTGCGATCCGCGGGCACGACGGCCTCTGCGGAGGCCACGGATGCAGTCGAGGGAGGTCGCGGGCGAGGAGTGCCATGGCCGTCGGTGGGCATGGTGATCGCCGCGATCATCGTCTCGTTCGTCATCTTCGTGCTGTTCGGCTACCTGGCGTCGGTGTTCGTGGCGAGTGCGGCGATCTCGGCGGCGCTCGGTCTTCGGCGTATCGGATGGATGGTCGTGTTCGCGGTCGGCACGCCCCTGGCGTGCTATCTCCTGTTCGCCGTCGCGCTGCAGTCGCCCATCCCCGATGGCGTTCTGCTCTCCTAG
- a CDS encoding tripartite tricarboxylate transporter substrate binding protein — MSKFHSSHGGGALSLVAVAAVLLTSCSAGGQQGAEDDSAVPQKMTFVVPTSAGGGVDTAARQLQPYLEDELGSTLTVVNREGGATTIGTGSILESTDCSTILITAIPHITLSYLAHDVDYDLSSFAAVGGVSVEPGVIRVAKDAPWSTLEELVTDAKQRPGEITVSVSEAVSSNAFGIAQIEKATGADFNIVPFDGGGPSRLAVVSGEVDATHAGVFNSLPIADDSRVLAVQASENRWKAVTDDAPTVKEALGIDVPDNESTYNVWTSAECATNHPERYQAIVDALAAAVNSDGLKSDLEKVGEELKLDARTPEQVESDAKIAEDEIREMMADNPDLLSGE; from the coding sequence ATGTCGAAGTTCCACTCGAGTCATGGCGGCGGTGCACTGTCGCTGGTCGCCGTCGCAGCCGTCCTGCTGACGTCCTGCTCCGCAGGCGGTCAGCAGGGTGCGGAAGACGATTCGGCTGTCCCGCAGAAGATGACGTTCGTCGTCCCCACCTCGGCAGGAGGGGGCGTCGACACCGCAGCAAGGCAGCTGCAGCCGTATCTCGAAGACGAACTGGGCAGCACTCTGACCGTTGTGAATCGCGAAGGCGGTGCGACGACGATCGGCACCGGGTCGATCCTGGAATCAACGGACTGCTCAACGATCCTCATCACGGCGATCCCTCACATCACCCTCTCGTATCTGGCTCACGATGTGGACTACGATCTGTCGTCTTTCGCTGCGGTCGGTGGAGTCAGCGTCGAGCCCGGGGTGATCCGCGTGGCGAAGGACGCACCCTGGTCGACTCTCGAGGAGCTGGTCACCGATGCCAAGCAGCGTCCTGGTGAGATCACCGTGAGCGTCAGCGAGGCAGTCAGCAGCAACGCGTTCGGAATCGCGCAGATTGAGAAGGCGACGGGAGCGGACTTCAACATCGTTCCTTTCGATGGCGGCGGTCCCTCACGTCTCGCAGTCGTCTCCGGCGAGGTGGATGCCACACACGCCGGGGTGTTCAACTCGCTTCCGATCGCCGATGACAGCAGGGTCCTCGCGGTCCAGGCCAGTGAGAACAGGTGGAAGGCGGTGACTGATGACGCACCCACGGTGAAGGAGGCGCTGGGGATCGACGTTCCCGACAACGAGTCGACCTACAACGTCTGGACCAGCGCGGAGTGCGCGACCAACCATCCGGAGCGATACCAGGCGATCGTCGACGCGCTCGCCGCAGCAGTGAACTCCGACGGGTTGAAGAGCGATCTCGAGAAGGTCGGCGAAGAGCTCAAGCTCGATGCCCGCACCCCCGAGCAGGTCGAGTCCGATGCGAAGATCGCGGAGGACGAGATCCGCGAGATGATGGCTGACAACCCCGACCTGCTGTCCGGTGAGTGA
- a CDS encoding MmgE/PrpD family protein, with amino-acid sequence MNTRPDRETVSRQRDGVVEDSLAAYAATSTGSLPEIIAAVSERVRGAVLDHAEHPSAAAPIASAASSVLGRALERSMACTRDERTLSRTLGLAASFVSPAGRTDAGDAGSIAARLARSGWDAPRTWLHGANGLARLVAGTQESSSPSDAVSDAVASRALAVYRDADGQTLDAGRIGFGNAVALMRARIDETRLVAAVGALEDMPGRRGRILGRREPIAAHVAAFLHGAAGHLDDFDDTHTATVVHPGVPVAAALTAVADVLRISGRTALAAFIAGVEAAVSVGALIPRALTLGWHMTGLSGPVGAAVAVALAGGADRKQLVRVIDAAAERAAGITEALGTMAKPMHVGNAARSGVLAAFHQPVTADGGLSALVAVIGDEDPSRRLQAMPSPAVLDNVVKTAACGVLGHSSIDAAIALRAVRKDPPLAVELHVSDLAVGAMGNSDPRTGLESKFSVPHAFAVAYCFGDADPLRFTDSAAVDPRVREVRGRIRLHADDACARYEARVRAEWPDGHVARITVDAPSAPTAQEVRAKASRLLGTDFLPFARAAFEIDALGSLAELFELDGSDACPRTSREGGETSQH; translated from the coding sequence ATGAACACGCGACCCGATCGCGAGACCGTGTCCCGTCAGCGGGACGGCGTCGTCGAGGACTCGCTTGCAGCGTATGCCGCGACGAGCACCGGCTCGCTCCCCGAGATCATCGCCGCGGTGTCAGAACGCGTGCGGGGTGCCGTCCTCGACCACGCTGAGCATCCGAGTGCTGCGGCTCCGATCGCGAGCGCGGCATCATCGGTGCTCGGGCGCGCGCTGGAGCGTTCGATGGCATGCACGCGCGATGAGAGGACACTCTCCCGCACGCTCGGATTGGCGGCGAGCTTCGTCAGTCCGGCCGGTCGGACGGATGCCGGGGATGCCGGTTCGATCGCAGCCCGCCTCGCGCGCTCAGGCTGGGATGCTCCGCGCACCTGGCTCCACGGAGCGAACGGCCTTGCACGCCTCGTCGCGGGGACTCAGGAGAGCTCATCGCCCTCGGACGCCGTCAGCGACGCCGTCGCCTCTCGTGCACTGGCGGTCTATCGCGACGCCGACGGGCAGACGCTCGACGCCGGGCGCATCGGCTTCGGGAACGCGGTCGCACTCATGCGCGCTCGCATCGATGAGACGCGTCTCGTCGCAGCGGTGGGCGCTCTCGAGGACATGCCGGGCCGCAGGGGGCGGATACTGGGGCGGCGGGAGCCCATCGCTGCGCATGTCGCTGCATTCCTCCACGGCGCGGCGGGGCATCTCGATGACTTCGATGACACGCACACCGCGACCGTCGTGCATCCCGGTGTGCCCGTTGCGGCGGCGCTCACAGCCGTGGCGGACGTATTGCGGATCAGTGGTCGGACGGCGTTGGCGGCCTTCATCGCCGGTGTCGAAGCCGCAGTGTCCGTCGGAGCTCTCATTCCCCGCGCGCTCACGCTCGGCTGGCACATGACAGGGCTGTCGGGTCCTGTCGGCGCCGCCGTCGCTGTGGCTCTCGCCGGCGGCGCGGACCGGAAGCAGTTGGTGCGCGTCATCGACGCAGCAGCGGAGCGCGCGGCGGGGATCACAGAGGCGCTGGGCACCATGGCCAAGCCCATGCATGTCGGAAATGCGGCGCGGTCAGGCGTGCTCGCCGCCTTCCATCAGCCGGTGACGGCTGATGGAGGTCTGAGCGCGCTTGTCGCGGTGATCGGAGACGAAGACCCGAGTCGCCGCCTGCAGGCGATGCCGTCGCCGGCCGTACTGGACAATGTCGTCAAGACCGCCGCCTGCGGGGTGCTCGGCCACAGCTCGATCGATGCCGCGATCGCACTTCGCGCCGTGCGGAAGGATCCACCGCTCGCCGTGGAGCTGCACGTCAGCGATCTCGCTGTCGGCGCGATGGGGAATTCCGATCCTCGCACGGGTCTCGAGTCCAAATTCAGCGTGCCGCATGCTTTCGCCGTCGCCTACTGCTTCGGTGACGCGGATCCGCTTCGCTTCACGGATTCAGCGGCAGTCGATCCACGCGTTCGAGAGGTCCGCGGTCGGATTCGCCTCCACGCCGACGATGCCTGCGCACGGTATGAAGCTCGCGTGCGTGCCGAGTGGCCTGACGGGCATGTCGCGCGGATCACCGTCGATGCACCCAGCGCTCCGACCGCGCAGGAGGTTCGTGCGAAAGCCTCCCGTCTCCTCGGCACCGACTTCCTGCCGTTCGCTCGAGCAGCGTTCGAGATCGACGCGCTCGGCTCCCTTGCGGAGCTGTTCGAACTCGACGGATCCGATGCCTGCCCACGTACGTCGCGCGAAGGCGGCGAAACATCCCAACACTGA
- the leuB gene encoding 3-isopropylmalate dehydrogenase, translating into MTEQIRIAVLPGDGIGPEVIREASLVLRAAAQAEGIRIELIEGLLGGVAIQACGVPLPEETMELVRGSSAVLAGAVGGPAWDSLPERLNPGLGGMLRLRRELDLFANLRPVVSLPGASPFLDILLVREATGGAYFSMPRGRAAAEEVRAFDTIMYSEAQITRVIRVAADLAESRSGRLASIDKANVLESSRLWREVAERELAGWDIEVEHLYVDNAAYQLARDPSRFDVIVTENMFGDILSDQLAGALGSLGLLPSAGLGTGTFGLYEPVHGSAFDITEHDVANPIGAIRSAAMLLRHSLGAIAAARRIDDACTAVLSEGFGTRDTHPIHDVGTRELTRRILERMR; encoded by the coding sequence ATGACTGAGCAGATTCGAATCGCCGTGCTGCCTGGTGATGGCATCGGACCCGAGGTGATCCGCGAAGCGAGCCTCGTGCTTCGTGCAGCGGCTCAGGCCGAGGGCATCAGGATCGAGCTGATCGAAGGACTTCTCGGAGGAGTCGCCATACAGGCATGCGGAGTGCCGCTGCCGGAGGAGACGATGGAGCTCGTCCGAGGATCGAGCGCCGTCCTCGCCGGGGCAGTCGGCGGGCCCGCGTGGGACTCGCTGCCCGAGAGGTTGAATCCAGGTCTCGGAGGCATGCTGCGCCTGAGACGAGAGCTCGATCTGTTCGCGAACCTTCGGCCGGTCGTGTCACTCCCCGGTGCTTCTCCGTTCCTCGACATCCTCCTCGTCCGGGAGGCCACGGGCGGAGCGTACTTCTCGATGCCGCGGGGCCGTGCTGCTGCGGAGGAAGTACGCGCGTTCGATACCATCATGTACTCGGAGGCGCAGATCACCCGTGTGATTCGTGTCGCCGCTGATCTCGCGGAGTCACGCAGCGGGCGCCTCGCATCGATCGACAAGGCCAATGTCCTGGAGTCCTCCAGACTCTGGCGGGAGGTCGCCGAGCGGGAATTGGCGGGCTGGGACATCGAGGTGGAGCATCTCTACGTGGACAACGCCGCGTATCAACTCGCGCGCGACCCGAGCCGGTTCGACGTGATCGTCACCGAGAACATGTTCGGCGACATCCTGAGCGACCAGCTCGCCGGAGCGCTCGGCTCGCTGGGGCTGCTGCCATCGGCCGGGCTCGGGACCGGGACGTTCGGACTCTATGAGCCCGTGCACGGATCCGCCTTCGACATCACAGAACACGATGTGGCCAACCCCATCGGGGCGATCCGCTCCGCAGCGATGCTGCTGCGCCATTCCCTGGGTGCGATTGCTGCGGCCCGTCGTATCGACGACGCGTGCACTGCGGTGCTGTCGGAGGGATTCGGCACGCGCGACACGCATCCAATCCATGACGTCGGCACGCGAGAGCTCACCCGGCGAATCTTGGAGCGCATGCGGTGA
- a CDS encoding MFS transporter, which yields MYGRMLSVALMSNATMLQFVSHGARPAISYSALQAGVGTGLLGALAATFSVVPLLGAIPLGRMADRGHVISLIFAACFSQICAVLGLILWPTQLVVLLLGGVVLGLGHVCGVVAQQTLVARSPAHLLNRAFSQYTFFGTLGQLAGPLLLSVSGQDTSADVVMVFALVGLGTLAVLASALALVVLLRREASDHPQPSIVQAPREAARPASSARRRLIASVVISTVMLAVVDVVTIYLPAWGVEHGVLAATVGLLLVSRAFGLLAGRVLVQPLLRLVSRAWLQVLSAIVAGLATAAIAWPAPVLFAFAVLFSSGVAIGICQPVSMIYVSATAPPNAVSTWLSIRLSGNSAGMLFGPPLAGLLAFALGPAGVIAGTSLCAALISGAAATAFRAESMEGTG from the coding sequence ATGTACGGTCGGATGCTGTCGGTCGCGCTCATGAGCAATGCCACCATGCTGCAGTTCGTGTCACATGGTGCTCGTCCGGCGATCTCGTACAGCGCGCTGCAGGCCGGGGTGGGCACCGGTCTGCTCGGCGCTCTTGCGGCTACCTTCTCCGTCGTGCCTCTGCTCGGCGCGATCCCGCTGGGGCGGATGGCGGACCGCGGGCATGTGATCTCCCTGATCTTCGCCGCCTGCTTCTCACAGATCTGCGCGGTGCTCGGATTAATCCTCTGGCCGACACAGCTGGTCGTCCTGCTCCTGGGCGGGGTCGTTCTGGGGCTCGGCCATGTCTGCGGGGTGGTCGCACAGCAGACGCTCGTCGCTCGAAGCCCAGCACATCTGCTCAACCGGGCCTTCAGCCAGTACACGTTCTTCGGCACGCTCGGGCAGCTCGCAGGCCCTCTCCTGCTCTCCGTGTCCGGTCAGGACACATCTGCCGACGTCGTCATGGTCTTCGCGCTGGTGGGTCTCGGCACGCTGGCGGTTCTGGCATCCGCTCTCGCTCTCGTCGTGCTGCTGCGCCGAGAAGCATCGGATCATCCGCAGCCGAGCATCGTGCAGGCCCCACGGGAAGCCGCGCGTCCCGCGTCGTCGGCACGTCGTCGTCTTATCGCGTCCGTCGTCATCAGCACCGTGATGCTCGCGGTCGTCGATGTCGTCACGATCTATCTGCCGGCGTGGGGCGTCGAGCATGGAGTCCTGGCCGCCACGGTCGGCCTGCTCCTCGTCTCGCGGGCTTTCGGGCTCCTTGCCGGACGGGTGCTCGTCCAGCCGTTGCTGCGGTTGGTCAGCCGCGCATGGCTGCAGGTCCTGTCGGCGATCGTTGCGGGACTCGCGACTGCTGCGATCGCGTGGCCGGCACCGGTTCTGTTCGCCTTCGCGGTGCTGTTCTCCTCAGGAGTGGCTATCGGCATCTGCCAGCCCGTGAGCATGATCTACGTCTCTGCCACGGCTCCGCCGAATGCGGTGTCCACGTGGTTGTCGATCCGTCTCTCCGGCAACAGCGCCGGCATGCTCTTCGGCCCGCCGCTGGCGGGTCTGCTGGCCTTCGCACTGGGGCCGGCCGGCGTGATCGCGGGAACCTCTTTGTGCGCGGCCCTGATCTCCGGGGCTGCGGCGACTGCATTCCGAGCTGAATCGATGGAGGGAACCGGATGA
- a CDS encoding acyl-CoA dehydrogenase family protein produces the protein MTVCGPLGAVRWRVFDARDSKPPTERQVCMDSQTSQLLTPEQREIQQLAREFAMNEVLPIANERDRHGEDIPQELIDAMAQMGFFGIMLPESSGGLGLGALEYVLITEELSRAWMSVGSIIRTSTLLPVGLDPVRRVELEKRAARGEYLGAFSISEAEAGSDVASLRCRAERDGEEWVLNGAKMWCTYADRADYIVLFARTSPPPSPRKRHKGISAFLIEKERGTFPAGMVGSPVNKIGYFGWKTFELGLNDVRLPGSALIGEEGDGFRAGMVSLEMARIHTAARAVGVARGALEDAAAYAKQRVQFNEPIGDFQAIRFMLAKMSIDIEAARAVTHNAARLVDAGLPAAEAASVAKYFASEMAERVTSDGLQIHGGAGYTFDVAAQRYWRDSRLTKIFEGTSQIQLRILSDALLGRVTRPED, from the coding sequence GTGACCGTCTGTGGTCCGCTCGGCGCAGTCCGCTGGCGCGTCTTCGATGCCCGGGATAGCAAACCACCAACGGAAAGGCAGGTCTGCATGGACTCTCAGACGTCGCAACTCCTGACACCGGAGCAGCGGGAAATTCAACAACTGGCACGAGAATTCGCGATGAACGAAGTCCTGCCGATAGCAAACGAGCGCGATCGCCACGGGGAGGACATCCCGCAGGAACTGATCGATGCGATGGCGCAGATGGGCTTCTTCGGGATCATGCTTCCGGAATCCTCCGGTGGGCTCGGTCTGGGAGCGCTCGAGTACGTGCTGATCACGGAGGAGCTCTCCCGCGCCTGGATGAGCGTGGGAAGCATCATCCGGACGAGCACGCTCCTTCCAGTGGGCCTGGACCCTGTTCGCCGTGTCGAGCTCGAGAAGAGGGCTGCCCGCGGCGAGTATCTCGGCGCCTTCTCGATCTCAGAGGCGGAAGCAGGCTCCGACGTGGCCAGTCTCCGATGCAGGGCCGAGCGCGATGGCGAGGAATGGGTGCTCAACGGCGCGAAGATGTGGTGCACATATGCGGATCGCGCCGACTACATCGTGCTGTTCGCCCGTACTTCGCCGCCCCCGAGCCCGAGGAAGCGGCACAAGGGGATCAGCGCCTTCCTCATCGAGAAGGAACGCGGGACGTTCCCCGCTGGCATGGTGGGCTCACCGGTCAACAAGATCGGCTATTTCGGCTGGAAGACATTCGAACTCGGTCTGAACGACGTACGGCTCCCTGGCTCGGCGCTCATCGGGGAGGAGGGAGACGGCTTCCGCGCGGGGATGGTCAGCCTGGAGATGGCGCGCATACACACCGCCGCACGCGCGGTCGGGGTCGCGCGAGGCGCACTCGAGGACGCAGCCGCGTACGCGAAGCAGCGTGTGCAGTTCAACGAGCCGATAGGCGACTTCCAGGCGATTCGATTCATGCTTGCCAAGATGTCGATCGACATCGAGGCAGCAAGGGCGGTGACGCACAATGCGGCCCGGCTGGTCGATGCGGGGCTGCCCGCAGCCGAAGCCGCATCCGTGGCGAAGTACTTCGCTTCGGAGATGGCTGAGCGCGTGACCAGTGACGGACTCCAGATCCACGGTGGGGCAGGCTACACATTCGACGTCGCAGCGCAACGATACTGGCGGGACTCACGTCTGACCAAGATCTTCGAGGGCACCTCCCAGATCCAGCTCCGGATCCTTTCCGATGCTCTGCTCGGACGGGTGACCCGTCCGGAGGATTGA
- a CDS encoding thiamine pyrophosphate-binding protein, with protein MTSSTGERDVAATVRRGRDALVDALCELGVTTVFGVMGDGNLSWLSIWSGRPGREFVSARHEASAVAMADGAAWHAHVPGVSTVTYGPGLLNAMNAMATAHRGGAGHVLITATPRASRPHHPQRYDHAALVSALGAVRIAVTDAERIAPSLRQAFRMASEAGILVVVDIEEECFDDDVPATVCEPPIEAVAPPALEWLPQIERSIRAAKRLLIVAGVGAERAGAASALVGLAESTGAWLSTTLPTRGLFAGHPQYLGNIGGFVTEQALPVIQRCDTVIAFGASLNEFTTDSESLLRGRTVIQIDRDAAALGRKYPIDVGVHSDARDAAEALAARFAGEGVQPPRAVDDMTVMRAGNDRSDDDGVDPRAAMQRLDAWLPDDRVVITDGGHFVEWPSRYLRAPSAGSFRTALAGGSIALGLSMGMGIARTDGSRRVAVVIGDGGLFMSLGDLETAVRERIPLIVVAMNDHAYSAEVHKLNRLGLPTDLAYFDDASDLSSAASGLGVSVVTARTPSDLDALPDADALTGPLLIDLRITRAVVSARLAR; from the coding sequence ATGACGTCTTCCACGGGTGAGAGGGACGTCGCGGCCACGGTGCGCCGTGGCCGCGACGCTCTCGTCGATGCGCTCTGCGAACTCGGAGTCACCACCGTGTTCGGCGTGATGGGGGATGGCAACCTCAGCTGGCTCAGCATCTGGAGCGGGCGGCCGGGCAGAGAGTTCGTCTCGGCCCGGCATGAGGCCAGCGCGGTCGCGATGGCGGATGGAGCAGCCTGGCATGCGCATGTGCCAGGCGTGTCCACTGTCACATACGGTCCCGGTCTGCTCAATGCGATGAACGCGATGGCGACTGCGCACCGAGGCGGCGCCGGGCACGTGCTGATCACAGCGACCCCGCGCGCTTCTCGCCCGCACCACCCTCAGCGGTACGATCATGCCGCACTGGTGAGCGCGCTCGGTGCGGTGCGCATCGCGGTCACCGACGCCGAGCGCATCGCGCCGAGTCTCAGGCAGGCGTTCCGCATGGCATCCGAAGCAGGGATCCTCGTCGTCGTCGATATCGAAGAGGAGTGCTTCGATGATGACGTGCCTGCCACCGTCTGCGAGCCGCCCATCGAGGCGGTCGCGCCGCCGGCGCTCGAGTGGCTTCCCCAGATCGAGAGATCAATCAGGGCTGCGAAGCGCTTGCTCATCGTCGCGGGGGTCGGTGCGGAACGTGCGGGTGCGGCGTCGGCTCTCGTCGGACTCGCGGAATCGACTGGAGCGTGGTTGTCGACGACTCTGCCGACACGAGGGCTGTTCGCCGGTCACCCGCAGTATTTGGGCAACATCGGCGGGTTCGTCACGGAACAGGCCCTGCCGGTCATACAGCGCTGCGATACGGTGATCGCGTTCGGTGCGAGTCTGAACGAGTTCACCACCGACAGCGAGAGCCTGCTCCGGGGGCGAACGGTGATTCAGATCGATCGGGACGCCGCAGCGCTCGGGAGGAAGTACCCGATCGACGTCGGTGTGCACAGCGATGCCCGCGACGCCGCGGAGGCACTGGCTGCCCGCTTCGCGGGCGAGGGCGTGCAGCCCCCGAGAGCCGTCGACGACATGACGGTCATGCGCGCGGGGAATGACCGTTCCGACGACGATGGCGTCGACCCCCGGGCCGCGATGCAGCGCCTGGATGCGTGGCTCCCGGACGATCGAGTCGTCATCACGGACGGAGGCCACTTCGTCGAGTGGCCTTCGAGATATCTCCGCGCCCCCTCTGCGGGCAGCTTCAGAACCGCTCTCGCAGGCGGAAGCATCGCGCTGGGGCTCAGCATGGGCATGGGGATCGCACGCACCGATGGCTCCAGGCGGGTCGCTGTGGTGATCGGGGACGGTGGCCTGTTCATGTCGCTGGGCGACCTGGAGACGGCGGTTCGTGAGCGCATCCCCCTCATCGTCGTCGCGATGAACGACCACGCGTACTCCGCCGAGGTGCACAAGCTGAACAGGCTCGGTCTGCCAACCGATCTGGCATACTTCGATGACGCGTCCGATCTGAGCTCCGCGGCTTCGGGCCTGGGGGTGTCCGTGGTGACTGCGAGGACGCCTTCGGATCTGGACGCGCTTCCGGATGCGGATGCACTGACCGGGCCCCTGCTCATCGACCTGCGCATCACGCGAGCGGTCGTATCGGCCCGCCTCGCGCGCTGA